The segment ACGAACATAATCAAAAGACCAACGTAAAGCAATACTACGAATAGACCCATGTCTAAGATAGCTTGTAGGCCACGTGTTGCCAATGTAGATGCCAACAATGCAACTACGCCGTATGGCATAAGACCAATAATGAAGTCTGCTACCCAAGAAATTAATTGATGAAGTTCATCAAATAACTTAGTGAAGATTTCCATGCTATTTGTGCCTGTTTTCTTCAACAAACGAGCAACGCTACCCAAGATAATGGCAAATACTACGATGCCAATAACATTTGTTTCAGCAGCTGCTTGAATTGGATTGCTTGGAATCAAAGCACGGAATGTATCAACCATTGGTTTGATTTCGCGAATCTTTTTACCAGATTCAACCACATCAAAACCTTGACCTAAACCAAAGGCATTACCCAAGATAAGACCAACGATAGCAGCAACAGCTACCATGCCAAGGTTAGTAGATACCATGGCAACTACTAACTTTTTAAGGTTAGCACCCGCCTCCATGTGCAAGATAACATGGACGATAGAAATAAATACAATAGGAATAACAAGCATACGAATCAAATCGATGAAGCCGCCCCCCACTAGAGAGAACCACTTAGTACTTTCTTTGATGTAAACCACTTTAGATGGATCATCTGGGAAGCCCGCAATGATTTGAACTGCAATACCGAGTATGGCACCAACAATGGTACCAATAATAACGAGATTACCGAAGGATGTGCCCTTGCGTTGCAACACATAAATACCAATTAACGCAAGTACAAACACTGCGATAATACCAATACTTAGTGGATTGCTTAACATGAGGTAATCTGTAAAGAATGGAATATTCATAATACACCTCTTTTAATTCATATCACAATAATAGGTTATGAACTAAGTATAGCATGTATCGAAAATTTTGCAAGTAAAACAATTCAAATTTTACAAGTTTATCTATGCAGAATCCGCAAGCTCCATAAACATGTTAATTTCCATCGCTCTACAGAAGCCTATACAGTTCCAAGAGAGCTCTACATCATAATAGAAATCGACACATATAAAAAAAGGTGACCTTCCTAAGGAAGATCACCTTTAAAGTGATTCAGTTATAGCTATACCTAGTTAATGTATTAGCGCTTAACCAAAACGTAAGTTACTTGAATAGGACCATGAGCACCATCTACAGTAACCAACTCAATATCAGCTGTACGGGATGGACCAGAAATCAAGCAGATATTTGTAGGGAATTTGGATGGATCGTTATGATAACGTTCAGCCAAATTTTCCATAGTTTGAGTCATACGTGGATTGATTGTATCAGTGTACAATACAGCAATATGTGTTGTAGGCAACAAGCTGATAGCACGGCCAGATTCTTCACCAGATGCTTGTACTACAGTAGCTGTTTCAGCAATACCGCAGTATGGGAATGTAATACCGATATCTGCATTGGCAGTGTTGGAGATACATTCTTCACGGCCTTTAGCTGGGTCCCATTGGAAGTATGTACGAGTGCCACCATTATTAGCTGCATCTTGTTCGAATAATTCTTTTAATTTATATTCGTCTACTTCAGGAGTGCTTGGGAATACAACCTTACCATTGCCCCAGTCTTCGATAGCTGCCAAAATTGTTTCACCTAATTTATCAGGTGTAGTTTCAACGAATTTTGTACCAACACGTTGACATTGTTCCTTAAACATTGTCAAAATTTGATCTTTATTCAAGTCTTTGAACATAGTTTCTTGAGGACCATGGCTGTAATCAAAGTCCTCTACAAATGCAGGGCACATTTCTTGATCACGGCCTAATGCACGAGATAAACGTGCAATAAATTGTTTACGTTTAGCTTCATCCATTATTTTTTCTCCTTCTTCTTGTTCTTTTCATGTTCAGCATATAAGTCACGGAATTTCTTGAACTTCAATGTACCCATTTCTTTAGATTTAGTCCAGCCGTTCATAACTGGAATAGCTTGAGTCCATGTAGGCATATTGCCTTCTTTATTACTAATCAAGTTCATACCGATAGCGCCAGCTTTTGTACCAAGGTCGAATAATGTGGAGTTACCAAACATCTTAGCCGCTGCAGTGAAGATTGCTTCTTCTGCTTTTGGACGAGTTTTTTCGATGTCAGCCATAATATGACGGTGTTCCATCAATAATTCATGCAATGGAATAGCTACTGGACAGTTTTCTGTACATGCGCCGCACAATGTGGAAGCGTATGGAAGATCGCCTGCTACGTCGTAACCTTTGAACAATGGAGTCAATACAGCACCCATTGGACCTGGATATACGGAGCCATAACCGTGACCAGAAATGTGACGGTATACAGGACAGATATTCATACATGCACCACAACGGATACAACGTAACATTTCTTGGAATGTACCACCTAAGATACCGGAACGACCGTTATCGATAATGATGATGTGAGTTTCTTCAGGACCATCAGCTTCGCCAGCACGACCAGGACCAGTCATCATGGAGAAGTAGTTGGAAATTTTAGCACCTACTGCAGAGCGGTTCAACATTTCCATCATTACGTCAAGAGCTTTGAAGTCAGGAACGATACGTTCTGTACCTAAGAAGATTACTTGAGTCTTAGGAATGGAACTAGCCATACGACCATTACCTTCGTTGGAAACGATTGTGCAAGTACCAGATGCAGCAACTGCAAAGTTACAACCATTAACGCCTACGTCAGCTTTCAAGAAGCGTTCACGTACATAACCACGTACGAAGTGAGTCATTTCAGTAGGGTTTTCTGTACCTGTATAGCCTAATTTTTCAGCAAAGATTTCGCGGATTTTATTACGTTCAAAGTGAAGGCCTGGTACTACGATGTGAGATGGTGGGCTCACTGCAGTTTGCAAAATGAATTCCGCCAAGTCAGTTTCGTTTACTTCAATACCAGCTTCTTCAAGAACTTCGTTCAAACCAATTTCTTCAGTTAAGATAGTTTTGGATTTAACGATCATTTTAGCTTCGCGTTCACGTAGGATATCCAAAGCAATTTGAGTTGCTTCTTTATCGTCGAATGCAAAGTGAACTTTAGAACCAGCTTTTTCAGCGTTTTCAACGAATTGGTTTACATAGTAATCCAAATTGTTAAGAACGTGATCACGAAGTTTAGCTGCTTCTGCGCGGAAATCTAACCATTCAGGAACGTCCGCAACTACTGTATTACGTTTATCATAAAACACGTCTTGTGCTTTTTTGATAGCTGCTACTTTGAAATCATCAGCCAAACATTCTTTTATACGTGTTTTATAGGGGCGATTGTCATATATAAGTGCCATGTCGTCTCCTCCTTAACGGCAGTTTAAGATTTCAGCAATATGCATTACTTTGATACGGCGATCGATTTCGCCTTCTTTGTGAAGACGGTCAAGCATACCTGCGATGTTCATCAAGCACGCTTGGTCAGAACCGGAAATAACGTTAGCACCTGTGCCAGCGATTTCCAATGCTTTTTCGCGTGTCATAACTTCACTAATTTCAGGGTTCTTAACGGAGAATGTACCGCCGAAACCACAGCAACGGTCTGCACGTGGTAATTCAATCAAGTTGATATCTTTAACATTTTTAAGGAGTTTGAATGGAGGTTCTTTAACGCCCATCAAACGAGTAACGTGGCAAGAAGTATGGTATGTAACGGATTCGTTAAAGCGTGCGCCAACGTCCTCTACACCCAATACATCAGTAATGAATTCAGTGAATTCATAAATTTTGCCGCTCAATTTTTCTGCGCGAGCCAACCACTCAGGTTGATCTTTCAAGAAATGATGATATTCATCACGGATTGCAAATGCGCAAGAGCCGGACATGCTGACTACATATTCAGCGTTTTCGAAGCATTCGATTGTATTCTTAATTGCATCCATAGCTG is part of the Veillonella nakazawae genome and harbors:
- a CDS encoding cation:dicarboxylate symporter family transporter produces the protein MNIPFFTDYLMLSNPLSIGIIAVFVLALIGIYVLQRKGTSFGNLVIIGTIVGAILGIAVQIIAGFPDDPSKVVYIKESTKWFSLVGGGFIDLIRMLVIPIVFISIVHVILHMEAGANLKKLVVAMVSTNLGMVAVAAIVGLILGNAFGLGQGFDVVESGKKIREIKPMVDTFRALIPSNPIQAAAETNVIGIVVFAIILGSVARLLKKTGTNSMEIFTKLFDELHQLISWVADFIIGLMPYGVVALLASTLATRGLQAILDMGLFVVLLYVGLLIMFVVQAILIASFGYNPITYFKKAKAPLLLAFTSRSSMGVLPLTVETLTKRLGVNATTANTVASFGTTAGMQGCAGVFPALVVVYISNVANIPFDLTMYIMSVIVIAIGSVGIAGVPGTATMAASVSLSGTGLGAYFTSISPILAIDPLIDMGRTCLNVSGSLTNALVVDKIMGTIDKDAYNNPNEGRV
- a CDS encoding (Fe-S)-binding protein codes for the protein MKIHLFQQCLIDMFYPHVGMAGVEVLERLGCELVVPKKQVCCGQMFTNSGYNEAAMDAIKNTIECFENAEYVVSMSGSCAFAIRDEYHHFLKDQPEWLARAEKLSGKIYEFTEFITDVLGVEDVGARFNESVTYHTSCHVTRLMGVKEPPFKLLKNVKDINLIELPRADRCCGFGGTFSVKNPEISEVMTREKALEIAGTGANVISGSDQACLMNIAGMLDRLHKEGEIDRRIKVMHIAEILNCR
- a CDS encoding LutC/YkgG family protein yields the protein MDEAKRKQFIARLSRALGRDQEMCPAFVEDFDYSHGPQETMFKDLNKDQILTMFKEQCQRVGTKFVETTPDKLGETILAAIEDWGNGKVVFPSTPEVDEYKLKELFEQDAANNGGTRTYFQWDPAKGREECISNTANADIGITFPYCGIAETATVVQASGEESGRAISLLPTTHIAVLYTDTINPRMTQTMENLAERYHNDPSKFPTNICLISGPSRTADIELVTVDGAHGPIQVTYVLVKR
- a CDS encoding LutB/LldF family L-lactate oxidation iron-sulfur protein; its protein translation is MALIYDNRPYKTRIKECLADDFKVAAIKKAQDVFYDKRNTVVADVPEWLDFRAEAAKLRDHVLNNLDYYVNQFVENAEKAGSKVHFAFDDKEATQIALDILREREAKMIVKSKTILTEEIGLNEVLEEAGIEVNETDLAEFILQTAVSPPSHIVVPGLHFERNKIREIFAEKLGYTGTENPTEMTHFVRGYVRERFLKADVGVNGCNFAVAASGTCTIVSNEGNGRMASSIPKTQVIFLGTERIVPDFKALDVMMEMLNRSAVGAKISNYFSMMTGPGRAGEADGPEETHIIIIDNGRSGILGGTFQEMLRCIRCGACMNICPVYRHISGHGYGSVYPGPMGAVLTPLFKGYDVAGDLPYASTLCGACTENCPVAIPLHELLMEHRHIMADIEKTRPKAEEAIFTAAAKMFGNSTLFDLGTKAGAIGMNLISNKEGNMPTWTQAIPVMNGWTKSKEMGTLKFKKFRDLYAEHEKNKKKEKK